In one Mycobacterium sp. NBC_00419 genomic region, the following are encoded:
- a CDS encoding HAD-IIA family hydrolase: protein MTTLVQQHDCLLLDLDGTVFRGHEPTEGAIEALDSADTRTLFVTNNASRAADEVAEHLRELGFSATADDVVTSAQSAAGLLAQQLPPGAKVLVVGTDALAGEVAAVGLQPVRLFSDDPVAVVQGHSTSTDWAILAEAALAIRAGALWVAANVDRTLPTERGLLPGNGSMVAALRTATDAEPQVAGKPAPALMRDALARGTFQTPLVVGDRLDTDIEGANSADLPSLMVLTGVNNAADAVHARPEQRPTLIAADLRDLHRESAALAVAAHPAWRVEVSGAAVTVFATGDSPGDDELSVVRATARAVWDAAPDGRAITVSAGDDTARAALERWALLTAADRLA from the coding sequence GTGACAACACTTGTGCAGCAACATGATTGCCTGTTGCTCGACCTTGACGGCACCGTCTTTCGGGGCCATGAGCCCACCGAGGGGGCCATCGAGGCTCTCGACTCGGCCGACACCCGCACACTCTTCGTCACCAACAACGCGTCCCGGGCCGCCGACGAGGTGGCCGAGCATCTGCGTGAACTCGGCTTCAGCGCAACCGCCGACGACGTGGTGACCAGCGCCCAGAGTGCCGCCGGTCTGCTCGCGCAGCAGCTACCGCCCGGAGCGAAAGTCCTCGTCGTGGGGACCGACGCCCTCGCCGGTGAGGTGGCCGCGGTCGGCCTGCAGCCGGTCCGCCTGTTCTCCGACGACCCGGTCGCGGTGGTCCAGGGGCATTCGACAAGCACCGATTGGGCGATCCTCGCCGAGGCGGCCCTGGCGATTCGGGCGGGCGCCCTGTGGGTGGCGGCCAACGTGGACCGCACGCTGCCGACCGAACGCGGTCTGCTGCCGGGCAACGGTTCGATGGTCGCCGCGCTGAGGACCGCCACCGACGCCGAGCCGCAGGTCGCCGGCAAGCCGGCGCCGGCACTGATGCGGGATGCCCTGGCCCGCGGCACATTTCAGACACCTCTGGTGGTCGGCGACCGTCTGGACACCGACATCGAAGGTGCCAATTCCGCTGATCTGCCCAGCCTCATGGTGCTGACCGGGGTCAACAACGCCGCCGATGCGGTCCACGCGCGCCCCGAGCAACGGCCCACCCTTATCGCGGCGGACCTTCGCGACCTACACCGCGAATCCGCCGCCCTGGCCGTCGCCGCCCACCCGGCCTGGCGGGTCGAGGTGAGCGGGGCCGCGGTGACGGTCTTCGCCACCGGCGACAGCCCCGGCGACGACGAGTTGTCGGTGGTCCGTGCGACCGCCCGCGCCGTCTGGGATGCGGCCCCGGACGGTCGTGCGATCACCGTCAGTGCCGGCGACGACACCGCGCGCGCCGCGCTGGAGCGCTGGGCGCTGCTGACGGCGGCTGATCGGCTAGCGTGA
- a CDS encoding tetratricopeptide repeat protein produces the protein MVDDRQGNSGGRPARRPAGAGGASGRDRRGPKAPYRSSGGRAREAQPHYPPDAEDGASRPSGPPIPASIEAKQLAPEIRGELSTLDRTTADMVARHLVAAGELIDEDPEAALAHAQAARARSGRIAAVREAVGIAAYQCGDWAQALSEFRAARRMGSKSQLLPLIADCERGVGRPERAIELARSAEAAALTGDDADEMRIVAAGARADLGQLEQALALLSSPQPDSSRTGNTAARLFYVYAETLLALDRGEDALQWFIHAAAADIDGVTDAEERVSELA, from the coding sequence GTGGTCGACGACAGGCAAGGTAATTCCGGTGGGCGGCCGGCACGGCGCCCCGCCGGTGCGGGCGGCGCTTCAGGCCGTGACCGTCGCGGACCCAAGGCTCCGTACCGCTCCAGTGGCGGACGGGCGCGCGAAGCCCAACCGCACTATCCGCCCGACGCCGAGGACGGCGCCTCCCGGCCGAGCGGCCCACCGATACCGGCGTCGATCGAAGCCAAGCAGCTCGCACCCGAGATCCGTGGTGAGCTTTCGACTTTGGACCGCACGACCGCAGACATGGTGGCCCGCCACCTGGTCGCCGCCGGCGAACTGATCGACGAGGACCCCGAGGCGGCCCTGGCTCACGCGCAGGCCGCACGTGCCCGCTCCGGGCGCATCGCCGCGGTCCGTGAGGCCGTCGGTATCGCCGCCTACCAGTGCGGCGACTGGGCGCAGGCACTGTCCGAATTCCGTGCTGCCCGCCGGATGGGCAGCAAATCGCAACTGCTGCCGCTCATTGCGGACTGCGAGCGTGGTGTCGGGCGTCCCGAGCGTGCCATCGAATTGGCCCGCAGCGCCGAGGCGGCAGCACTGACCGGCGACGACGCCGACGAGATGCGGATCGTCGCGGCCGGCGCCCGCGCCGACCTGGGCCAGCTCGAACAGGCGCTGGCCCTGCTGTCGAGCCCGCAACCGGATTCCTCGCGCACCGGAAACACCGCCGCGCGGCTGTTCTACGTCTACGCCGAGACGCTGCTGGCGCTCGATCGCGGCGAGGATGCATTGCAGTGGTTCATCCACGCCGCAGCCGCCGACATCGACGGTGTCACCGACGCCGAAGAGCGGGTCAGCGAGCTGGCCTGA
- the tyrS gene encoding tyrosine--tRNA ligase: MSTTILDELGWRGLIAQSTDIDGLAALAAQPPMTVYAGFDPTAPSLHAGNLVPLLTLQRFQRAGHRPIVLAGGATGLIGDPRDNGERTLNTADTVAQWSDRIRGQLERFVDFDDSPTGAIVENNLSWTSQLGAIEFLRDVGKHFSVNVMLDRDTIRRRLDGEGISYTEFSYMLLQANDYVELHQRYGCSLQIGGSDQWGNIIAGVRLVRQKLGATVHALTVPLVTSADGTKFGKSTGGGSLWLDPEMTSPYAWYQYFVNTADADVIGYLRWFTFLSAEELAELEVATAERPHERAAQRRLAQELTTLVHGEAATAAVEHASQALFGRGELSQLDEATLAAALKETSVATLEPGAPDGIVDLLVATGLSASRKEAKRTIAEGGVSVNNVKVEGDDWVAQPSHFLHESWLVLRRGKRNVAGVQRVR; encoded by the coding sequence ATGAGCACGACGATTCTCGACGAGCTGGGTTGGCGGGGACTGATCGCACAGTCCACCGACATCGACGGGCTCGCCGCCCTAGCGGCGCAGCCCCCGATGACGGTGTACGCGGGGTTCGACCCCACCGCGCCGAGCCTGCACGCCGGAAACCTGGTGCCGTTGCTCACATTGCAGCGCTTCCAGCGGGCTGGGCATCGGCCGATCGTTCTGGCCGGCGGGGCGACCGGACTCATCGGTGATCCTCGCGACAACGGTGAACGCACGCTCAACACCGCCGACACGGTCGCTCAGTGGTCCGATCGCATTCGCGGACAGCTTGAGCGGTTCGTCGATTTCGACGACTCGCCAACCGGCGCGATTGTGGAGAACAACCTGAGCTGGACGTCACAACTGGGAGCCATCGAGTTCCTGCGTGACGTGGGCAAGCACTTCTCGGTCAATGTGATGCTCGACCGCGACACCATTCGCCGGCGCCTCGACGGCGAGGGCATCTCCTACACCGAGTTCAGCTACATGCTGTTGCAGGCCAACGACTATGTGGAGTTGCACCAGCGTTACGGCTGCTCCCTGCAGATCGGTGGCTCCGATCAGTGGGGCAACATCATCGCCGGCGTGCGCCTGGTCCGCCAGAAGCTCGGTGCGACAGTGCATGCGCTGACCGTGCCGTTGGTCACATCTGCCGACGGCACGAAGTTCGGCAAGTCCACCGGTGGGGGCAGCCTCTGGCTGGACCCCGAGATGACGAGTCCGTATGCCTGGTACCAGTACTTCGTCAACACCGCCGACGCCGATGTGATCGGTTACCTGCGCTGGTTCACCTTTCTGTCGGCCGAGGAGTTGGCCGAATTGGAAGTGGCCACTGCAGAGCGCCCGCACGAGCGGGCGGCGCAGCGCCGATTGGCTCAGGAGCTCACCACCTTGGTGCACGGCGAGGCCGCGACTGCGGCGGTCGAACACGCGTCGCAGGCACTCTTCGGCCGGGGTGAGCTGTCACAACTCGACGAGGCCACGCTGGCCGCGGCCCTGAAAGAGACCTCAGTGGCCACCCTCGAGCCGGGGGCTCCGGACGGGATCGTCGACCTTCTGGTGGCCACGGGCTTGTCGGCCAGCAGGAAGGAAGCCAAGCGGACAATCGCCGAAGGCGGTGTGTCGGTGAACAACGTCAAGGTCGAGGGCGACGACTGGGTGGCACAACCGTCCCACTTCCTGCATGAAAGTTGGCTTGTGCTGCGCCGAGGCAAACGGAACGTTGCTGGCGTGCAGCGCGTGCGGTGA
- a CDS encoding DNA-3-methyladenine glycosylase encodes MRVVTAQLLAGDPVGAARRLLGGVISCRGVSALIVEVEAYGGPPTGPWPDAAAHSYRGPTARNSVMFGPAGRLYTYRSHGIHVCANVSCGPEGVAAAVLLRAAAIESGLQTAQSRRGPSVTPVALARGPGNLCSALAVEMGDNGVDVFDTASPVTVQLGDPGADSCGPRVGVSRAADRAWRFWLTGRPEVSAYRRSPRAPMPGASD; translated from the coding sequence ATGCGTGTCGTGACTGCGCAGCTGCTGGCCGGCGACCCGGTCGGCGCAGCCCGTCGGCTGCTCGGCGGGGTGATCAGCTGCCGGGGTGTGTCCGCGCTGATCGTCGAGGTCGAGGCCTACGGCGGACCGCCGACCGGGCCGTGGCCGGATGCTGCCGCCCATTCCTATCGCGGTCCCACCGCCAGGAACTCGGTGATGTTCGGACCGGCAGGCAGGCTCTATACCTATCGCAGTCACGGAATCCACGTCTGCGCCAACGTGTCGTGCGGCCCCGAGGGCGTTGCGGCGGCGGTCCTGCTGCGGGCAGCCGCGATCGAATCCGGTCTGCAGACGGCGCAGTCCAGGCGGGGTCCGTCCGTCACGCCCGTGGCGTTGGCGCGCGGCCCGGGCAACTTGTGCTCAGCGCTTGCTGTCGAGATGGGGGACAACGGGGTGGACGTCTTCGACACCGCCTCGCCGGTCACCGTGCAGCTCGGCGATCCCGGAGCGGACAGCTGCGGGCCGCGGGTCGGGGTCAGCCGCGCTGCGGATCGCGCCTGGAGATTCTGGCTGACGGGACGCCCCGAGGTGTCGGCGTACCGGCGCAGTCCCCGCGCACCAATGCCGGGCGCGAGCGACTGA
- a CDS encoding ABC transporter ATP-binding protein encodes MMTSSGDELLAAPADGAVHTRHLRVVRGKRVALHDFSVDIARGTVTGLLGPSGCGKTTLIRSIVGTQIVASGTVTVLGHPAGSPPLRRRVGYVTQDPTIYNDLRVIDNVRYFAALYGVPTTAADDAVDSVGLRDHAGAYCGNLSGGQRARVSLACALVCQPDLLVLDEPTVGLDPVLRADLWAQFHALARRGATLLVSSHVMDEADHCADLLLMRDGRLLAHTTPTQLREDTGCTSLEEAFLSVIRHTTAAPAG; translated from the coding sequence GTGATGACTTCATCGGGTGATGAATTACTGGCGGCGCCTGCCGACGGCGCGGTTCACACCAGACACCTGCGGGTGGTCCGCGGCAAGCGGGTGGCGCTGCACGACTTCTCGGTGGACATCGCCCGCGGCACGGTCACCGGGCTGCTCGGCCCCTCCGGGTGCGGCAAGACGACCTTGATCCGCAGCATCGTCGGGACCCAGATCGTCGCCTCGGGAACGGTGACGGTGCTCGGCCATCCGGCGGGCTCTCCCCCGCTGCGGCGTCGCGTCGGCTACGTCACCCAGGACCCGACGATCTACAACGACCTGCGGGTGATCGACAACGTCCGCTACTTCGCCGCCCTGTACGGCGTGCCCACGACAGCAGCCGACGACGCCGTCGACAGTGTCGGGTTGCGCGACCATGCCGGCGCGTACTGCGGGAACCTCTCCGGCGGTCAGCGCGCCCGGGTGTCCCTGGCCTGCGCCCTGGTCTGCCAGCCCGACCTGCTGGTGCTCGACGAGCCCACGGTCGGCCTCGACCCGGTACTGCGCGCCGACCTGTGGGCGCAGTTCCATGCCCTGGCCCGTCGCGGCGCCACCCTGCTGGTGTCCAGCCACGTGATGGACGAGGCCGACCACTGCGCCGACCTCCTGCTCATGCGCGACGGCCGACTACTGGCCCACACCACACCTACCCAGCTACGGGAGGACACCGGATGCACGTCACTGGAGGAAGCGTTCCTGTCCGTCATCCGGCACACCACCGCAGCGCCAGCCGGCTGA
- a CDS encoding ABC transporter permease, giving the protein MHVTGGSVPVRHPAHHRSASRLSPRAYLATTARILRQLRSDHRSIAMILVVPSAVIALMYFMFSDVPTRPGAVSPFHNACLILLGLFPLFVMFLITSITMQRERASGTLERILTTPLRRLDLLAAYGTAFSVAAAAQASLACVVSFWLLGFQTAGSPVWVFAIAVINAILGVGLGLLASAFARTEFQAVQFMPVVIVPQLLLAGIIVPRAMMPTWLEWISNAMPASYALEALQQVSTHAELTSVAIRDMLVVLGFAVVALALAAATLRRRTP; this is encoded by the coding sequence ATGCACGTCACTGGAGGAAGCGTTCCTGTCCGTCATCCGGCACACCACCGCAGCGCCAGCCGGCTGAGTCCGCGCGCCTACCTGGCCACGACGGCCCGCATCCTGCGACAGCTGCGGTCCGATCACCGCAGTATCGCGATGATCCTCGTCGTCCCCAGCGCGGTGATCGCCCTGATGTACTTCATGTTCTCCGACGTACCGACCAGGCCCGGCGCCGTATCGCCCTTCCACAACGCGTGCCTGATCCTGCTCGGGCTGTTCCCGCTGTTCGTGATGTTCCTCATCACCTCGATCACCATGCAGCGCGAGCGCGCTTCGGGAACGTTGGAGCGCATCCTCACCACTCCCCTGCGCCGGCTCGATCTGCTGGCCGCCTACGGCACCGCGTTCTCCGTCGCCGCGGCAGCACAGGCCAGCCTGGCGTGTGTGGTGTCGTTTTGGCTGCTCGGGTTCCAGACCGCGGGCAGCCCGGTGTGGGTCTTCGCGATCGCGGTGATCAACGCGATCCTCGGTGTGGGCCTGGGATTGTTGGCCAGTGCGTTCGCCCGCACCGAGTTCCAAGCCGTCCAGTTCATGCCGGTCGTCATCGTCCCCCAACTGCTGCTCGCCGGCATCATCGTGCCGCGCGCGATGATGCCGACCTGGCTGGAGTGGATCAGCAACGCGATGCCGGCCAGTTATGCCCTGGAAGCGCTGCAACAGGTCAGCACCCACGCCGAACTGACCAGCGTTGCGATCCGCGACATGCTCGTCGTCCTCGGCTTCGCGGTGGTGGCTCTGGCGCTGGCGGCCGCAACCCTGCGGCGGCGCACACCGTGA
- a CDS encoding TetR/AcrR family transcriptional regulator: MKRPGRPPGNTSDTRERILGAARELFARNGIDRTSIRAIAAAAEVDSALVHHYFGTKQQLFAAAIRMPIDPTVVIDRMREIPIEELGHALPAMLLALWDSEMGDALVATMRSILSGADVSLIRTFIQDIVTAEIAPRVDNPPGTGRIRVQFVASQMLGIAVARYIVGVEPFASLPPQQIAQTVGPNLQRYLTGDLPL; the protein is encoded by the coding sequence GTGAAGCGCCCGGGACGCCCGCCGGGCAACACCTCAGATACCCGCGAGCGCATCCTCGGCGCGGCGCGAGAGTTGTTCGCGCGCAACGGTATCGATAGAACGTCGATACGCGCGATCGCGGCGGCCGCGGAAGTGGACTCCGCCCTCGTCCATCATTACTTCGGAACCAAGCAGCAACTGTTCGCCGCGGCCATCCGGATGCCCATCGACCCAACGGTGGTGATCGACCGGATGCGGGAGATCCCGATCGAGGAACTCGGTCACGCCCTGCCCGCGATGCTGCTAGCGCTGTGGGATTCGGAAATGGGCGATGCCCTGGTCGCCACCATGCGATCCATCCTTAGCGGTGCCGACGTCAGCCTGATCCGGACGTTCATCCAAGACATCGTCACCGCGGAAATCGCTCCGCGAGTTGACAATCCACCGGGGACGGGACGTATCCGCGTACAGTTCGTGGCCTCGCAGATGCTCGGTATCGCCGTCGCGCGCTATATCGTCGGCGTCGAACCGTTCGCCTCATTGCCGCCGCAGCAGATCGCGCAGACCGTCGGACCCAATCTGCAGCGCTATCTCACCGGGGACTTGCCGCTGTAA
- a CDS encoding Trm112 family protein yields MLDEKLLSILVCPADRGPLLSVDGLLYNPRLHKAYRIEDGIPVLLVDEAVDVGPEEHERLITAASPR; encoded by the coding sequence ATGCTCGACGAGAAACTCCTCAGCATCCTGGTGTGCCCGGCCGATCGCGGCCCGCTGCTTTCGGTCGACGGACTTTTGTACAACCCACGCCTGCACAAGGCTTACCGGATCGAGGACGGCATTCCGGTGCTGTTGGTCGACGAGGCCGTCGACGTCGGTCCCGAGGAACACGAGCGCCTGATTACAGCGGCAAGTCCCCGGTGA
- a CDS encoding acyl-CoA synthetase: MVVDLNLSAVTRPVERLMATAQNGFEVLRWGGLETGVVPSPFQTVESKSMYKLRRYFPPDNRPGQPPAGPPVLMVHPMMMSANMWDVTQEDGAVGILHAAGIDPWVIDFGSPDEVEGGMQRTLTDHIVALSEAIDTVKESTGQSVHLAGYSQGGMFCYQTAAYRRSKDVASIVAFGSPVDTLAALPMGIPANFGAVAADFMADHVFNRIDIPGWLARTGFQMLDPLKTAKARIDFVRQLHDREALLPREQQRRFLDSEGWIAWSGPAVSELLKQFIAHNRMMTGGFVINEQLVTLSDITCPVLAFVGEVDDIGQPASVRGIKRAAPSADVYEVMIRAGHFGLVVGSKAASATWPTVADWVSWQSSGGTARPASISPMPDSTAEPEDSGVALSSRIMHGVAEASGLAASLVRGVADAVVTTNKSMRTLAVETARTLPRLVRLGQINDHTRISLGRIIDEQADGAPNGEFLLFDGRVHTYQAVNRRINNVVRGLIAVGVRQGVRVGVLMDTRPSALVAIAALSRLGAVAVLMPPDADLAEAVRLGGVTEVITDPGNLDAARKLPVQILVLGGGESRDLNLPGDSGVIDMEKIDPDAVALPGWYRPNPGFARDLAFVAFSTVGGGLIPKQITNYRWALSAFGTASAAALGGSDTVYCLTPLHHQSGLLVSLGGAVVGGARIALARSLEPERFFAEIRQYGVTVVSYTWAMLRDVVDAPSFNLSAIHPVRLFIGSGMPTGLWQRVVDGFTPANIVEFFATTDGQAVLANVAGAKVGSKGRPLPGGGVVELAAYDPDDDLILEDDRGFVRIAEPNQVGLLLAKPWGPIDPTASVKRGVFAPSDTWISTEYVFRRDADGDFWLLGSRNLLIHTRRGVVFPETCTDAVSRILAVDLAATYGVEAPAGTLAVTAVTLRPGASVTAADLTEAVSAMPVGLAPDIVHVVAELPLSATYRPTVSALRAAGIPKATRNSWYLDADTQKYKRLTAAVRAQLAGTQN; the protein is encoded by the coding sequence GTGGTTGTGGACTTGAACTTGTCGGCGGTCACCAGGCCGGTCGAGCGTCTGATGGCGACGGCACAGAACGGTTTCGAGGTGTTGCGCTGGGGCGGTCTGGAGACCGGTGTGGTGCCCTCGCCGTTCCAGACCGTCGAGAGCAAGTCGATGTACAAGCTCCGGCGCTACTTCCCGCCGGACAACCGCCCGGGTCAGCCACCCGCCGGGCCGCCGGTGCTGATGGTGCACCCGATGATGATGTCGGCGAACATGTGGGACGTCACCCAGGAAGACGGCGCGGTCGGAATCCTGCACGCGGCGGGCATCGATCCGTGGGTGATCGACTTCGGGTCACCCGACGAGGTCGAGGGTGGCATGCAACGCACCCTCACCGACCACATCGTCGCGCTCAGCGAGGCCATCGACACCGTCAAGGAGAGCACTGGCCAGAGTGTGCACCTGGCCGGCTACTCGCAGGGCGGGATGTTCTGCTATCAGACCGCCGCCTACCGCCGCAGCAAGGACGTCGCCAGCATCGTGGCCTTCGGGTCGCCGGTGGACACCCTGGCCGCACTGCCGATGGGCATCCCGGCCAACTTCGGTGCAGTCGCCGCCGACTTCATGGCCGACCATGTCTTCAACCGGATCGACATCCCAGGTTGGTTGGCGCGCACCGGTTTTCAGATGCTCGATCCCCTCAAGACCGCCAAGGCCCGCATCGACTTCGTCCGCCAGCTGCACGACCGTGAAGCGCTGCTGCCGCGCGAGCAGCAGCGCCGATTCCTCGACAGCGAAGGCTGGATCGCCTGGTCGGGTCCCGCGGTTTCCGAGCTGCTCAAACAGTTCATCGCCCACAACCGGATGATGACCGGCGGCTTCGTCATCAACGAACAGCTGGTGACGCTCAGTGACATCACCTGCCCGGTACTGGCATTCGTCGGTGAGGTCGACGACATCGGTCAGCCGGCCTCGGTTCGCGGCATCAAACGCGCCGCGCCGAGCGCCGACGTCTACGAGGTGATGATCCGCGCCGGGCACTTCGGACTCGTGGTCGGATCCAAGGCCGCGTCGGCCACCTGGCCGACGGTGGCCGACTGGGTGTCGTGGCAGTCGTCGGGCGGCACCGCGCGCCCGGCCAGCATCTCGCCGATGCCGGACAGCACCGCCGAACCCGAGGATTCCGGGGTGGCGCTGAGTTCGCGCATCATGCACGGTGTGGCCGAGGCGTCCGGTCTGGCGGCGTCTCTGGTCCGCGGTGTCGCCGACGCCGTCGTCACCACCAACAAGTCGATGCGCACGCTGGCCGTCGAAACCGCCCGCACGCTGCCGCGACTGGTGCGCCTCGGTCAGATCAACGACCACACCCGAATCTCGTTGGGCCGCATCATCGATGAACAGGCTGACGGCGCCCCCAACGGTGAGTTCCTGCTCTTCGACGGCCGGGTTCACACCTATCAGGCGGTGAATCGCCGCATCAACAACGTCGTGCGCGGGCTGATCGCGGTCGGGGTGCGCCAGGGCGTGCGGGTCGGGGTGCTGATGGACACCCGGCCCTCGGCGCTCGTGGCGATCGCCGCGCTGTCCCGGCTCGGTGCGGTCGCGGTGCTGATGCCCCCGGATGCCGACCTCGCCGAAGCCGTTCGCCTCGGCGGTGTCACCGAGGTCATCACCGACCCGGGCAACCTCGACGCCGCCCGCAAGCTTCCCGTGCAGATCCTGGTCCTGGGCGGCGGTGAATCCCGCGATCTCAACCTGCCCGGCGACAGCGGCGTCATCGACATGGAGAAGATCGACCCGGATGCCGTCGCGCTGCCCGGGTGGTATCGCCCCAACCCGGGTTTTGCCCGCGATCTGGCATTCGTGGCGTTCAGTACGGTCGGCGGCGGTCTGATCCCCAAACAGATCACCAACTACCGGTGGGCACTGTCGGCCTTCGGTACCGCCTCGGCGGCGGCGCTGGGCGGCAGTGACACCGTCTATTGCCTGACCCCGTTGCACCACCAGTCCGGTCTGCTGGTGAGCCTGGGCGGCGCGGTCGTCGGTGGTGCCCGGATCGCGTTGGCGCGCAGCCTCGAGCCGGAGCGGTTCTTCGCCGAGATCCGTCAGTACGGCGTCACCGTGGTGTCCTACACGTGGGCGATGTTGCGAGATGTCGTCGACGCCCCGTCGTTCAACCTCTCGGCGATCCATCCCGTGCGGCTGTTCATCGGCTCCGGTATGCCGACGGGCCTGTGGCAGCGCGTCGTCGACGGGTTCACCCCGGCCAACATCGTCGAGTTCTTCGCCACCACGGACGGACAGGCGGTCCTGGCCAACGTCGCCGGGGCCAAGGTCGGCAGTAAGGGCCGCCCACTGCCCGGCGGCGGTGTGGTGGAACTGGCCGCCTACGACCCCGACGACGATCTGATCCTGGAGGACGACCGCGGCTTCGTGCGGATCGCCGAGCCCAATCAGGTGGGTTTGCTGCTGGCCAAGCCGTGGGGCCCGATCGATCCGACCGCGTCGGTCAAACGCGGCGTCTTCGCGCCGAGTGACACCTGGATCTCCACCGAATACGTGTTCCGGCGCGATGCCGACGGTGACTTCTGGCTGCTCGGCAGCCGCAACCTGCTGATCCACACCCGCCGTGGGGTGGTGTTCCCGGAGACCTGCACCGACGCCGTCAGCCGAATCCTCGCGGTCGATCTGGCCGCCACCTACGGGGTCGAGGCGCCCGCCGGCACACTTGCCGTCACCGCCGTGACCCTGCGGCCGGGGGCCAGCGTCACCGCCGCCGATCTGACCGAGGCGGTGTCGGCGATGCCGGTCGGCCTGGCTCCCGACATCGTCCACGTGGTCGCCGAACTGCCACTTTCGGCCACTTACCGGCCGACGGTGTCGGCGCTGCGGGCGGCCGGGATACCCAAGGCGACGCGTAACAGCTGGTATCTGGACGCCGATACCCAGAAGTACAAGCGGCTCACGGCCGCGGTGCGGGCACAGCTGGCGGGTACCCAGAACTGA